From Streptomyces sp. CMB-StM0423, a single genomic window includes:
- a CDS encoding N-acetylmuramoyl-L-alanine amidase produces MPPTPATRLRVNLRRGPWATAAVAAGLLLPLTSASLPAAAGGEDAAAPATRQAAYAAAAGEYGVPESVLLGVSYLESRWDTHAGEPSTDAGFGPMHLTDGPTVLAEDHHGGTAEDPRGDTERPVGDETFGPALTTLYAAAELTGTDAATLRAKPAENIAGGAALLAAYQEDLGAPASADPADWYGAVAKYAGAAYEQDAATFADEVYATIRDGAARTTDDGHAVRLAGDPSVAPQQRWLGELGLPRLADEEVECPDRLGCEWIPATYRQTNPDNIQAYVNHDKANRPRDQKIEYIVIHDTEGRYPGVINLVQDPKRAASWQYTLRSSDGHVAQHVKHKDVAWQAGNWNINAKSIGLEHEGFAKDQGTWYTEAMMRSSATLVRYLAAKYDIPLDRTHIIGHDNVPGTTTPNIAGMHWDPGPYWDWERYFELLQAPLRSPGGFSKSMVMIKPDFAENKPQFTGCSYEEGSDPKEPCPLAPSSSVILHSQPDADSPLLADTGLHPDGRASDMHVSDIGSRASAGQMYAVAGRQGDWVAIWYHGLKGWFHNPAGARVADYTAGKIVTPKPGKESVPVYGRAYPEQAAYPPEIPYQPISAHPYEFKAGQAYSYGGTVPGEYYRAVSFDGSAPGDRTVVRGKTKYHIIQIGHRIGFVNADDVTVRRVL; encoded by the coding sequence GCGGCGCCCGCGACCCGGCAGGCGGCGTACGCCGCGGCGGCCGGCGAGTACGGTGTGCCGGAGAGCGTGCTGCTCGGCGTGTCGTACCTGGAGTCCCGCTGGGACACCCACGCCGGCGAGCCGAGCACCGACGCCGGCTTCGGCCCGATGCACCTGACCGACGGGCCCACCGTGCTCGCCGAGGACCACCACGGCGGCACCGCGGAGGACCCCCGCGGCGACACCGAACGGCCCGTCGGCGACGAGACGTTCGGCCCCGCGCTCACCACGCTGTACGCGGCCGCCGAGCTGACCGGCACCGACGCGGCGACACTGCGCGCGAAGCCGGCGGAGAACATCGCCGGCGGCGCCGCGCTGCTGGCCGCGTACCAGGAGGACCTGGGCGCTCCGGCCTCGGCCGACCCGGCCGACTGGTACGGCGCGGTGGCGAAGTACGCGGGCGCCGCGTACGAGCAGGACGCGGCGACGTTCGCCGACGAGGTGTACGCGACCATCCGCGACGGCGCCGCCCGCACCACCGACGACGGCCACGCCGTCCGGCTCGCGGGCGACCCGTCCGTGGCGCCGCAGCAGCGGTGGCTCGGCGAACTCGGCCTGCCGCGGCTGGCGGACGAGGAAGTGGAGTGCCCCGACCGGCTCGGCTGCGAGTGGATCCCGGCGACGTACCGCCAGACCAACCCGGACAACATCCAGGCGTACGTCAACCACGACAAGGCGAACCGGCCGCGCGACCAGAAGATCGAGTACATCGTCATCCACGACACCGAGGGCCGCTATCCCGGTGTCATCAACCTGGTCCAGGACCCCAAGCGCGCGGCGAGCTGGCAGTACACGCTGCGCAGCTCCGACGGCCACGTCGCCCAGCACGTCAAGCACAAGGACGTCGCCTGGCAGGCGGGCAACTGGAACATCAACGCCAAGTCCATCGGCCTGGAGCACGAGGGCTTCGCCAAGGACCAGGGCACCTGGTACACCGAGGCGATGATGCGCAGCTCGGCGACGCTGGTGCGCTACCTGGCGGCCAAGTACGACATCCCGCTGGACCGCACGCACATCATCGGCCACGACAACGTGCCCGGCACCACCACGCCGAACATCGCCGGCATGCACTGGGACCCGGGCCCGTACTGGGACTGGGAGCGGTACTTCGAGCTGCTGCAGGCCCCGCTGCGCAGCCCGGGCGGGTTCTCGAAGTCGATGGTGATGATCAAGCCGGACTTCGCGGAGAACAAGCCGCAGTTCACCGGCTGCAGCTACGAGGAGGGCTCCGACCCGAAGGAGCCGTGCCCGCTCGCGCCCTCGTCGTCGGTGATCCTGCACTCGCAGCCCGACGCGGACTCCCCGCTGCTGGCGGACACCGGTCTCCACCCCGACGGCCGGGCGTCCGACATGCACGTCTCGGACATCGGCAGCCGGGCCTCGGCCGGGCAGATGTACGCGGTGGCCGGGCGCCAGGGCGACTGGGTGGCGATCTGGTACCACGGCCTGAAGGGCTGGTTCCACAATCCGGCGGGCGCGCGGGTCGCGGACTACACCGCGGGGAAGATCGTCACGCCCAAGCCGGGCAAGGAGTCGGTGCCGGTCTACGGCCGGGCGTACCCGGAACAGGCGGCGTACCCGCCGGAGATCCCGTACCAGCCGATCTCGGCGCACCCGTACGAGTTCAAGGCCGGCCAGGCGTACTCCTACGGCGGCACGGTCCCCGGCGAGTACTACCGCGCCGTGTCCTTCGACGGCTCCGCGCCCGGCGACCGCACGGTGGTGCGCGGCAAGACGAAGTACCACATCATCCAGATCGGGCACCGCATCGGCTTCGTCAATGCCGATGACGTGACCGTGCGCCGGGTCCTCTGA